One window of Hypanus sabinus isolate sHypSab1 chromosome 10, sHypSab1.hap1, whole genome shotgun sequence genomic DNA carries:
- the tstd3 gene encoding thiosulfate sulfurtransferase/rhodanese-like domain-containing protein 3: MARVVGLVSALLLRVASRSTVAEVCRPQRRYWAPVPQSQPKACYSVCTAPSETVTYQELKQLLKSNKIVLIDVRERWELQEYGQIPGSINIPLGEVEQTLQLNPERFMEMYKERMPTTSDKIVFSCLAGLRSKKALDTATSLGYSRAVHFPGGWEEWQSSELAEKKG, encoded by the exons ATGGCTCGGGTTGTCGGCTTGGTGTCGGCGCTGCTGCTGCGGGTGGCGAGCCGGAGTACGGTCGCTGAAGTCTGCCGCCCTCAGAGGAGGTATTGGG CTCCTGTTCCCCAAAGCCAACCCAAAGCTTGTTACAGTGTTTGTACAGCGCCATCTGAAACTGTCACTTACCAGGAATTAAAGCAGTTGCTCAAATCAaacaaaattgttctgattgACGTCAGAGAACGCTGGGAACTTCAGGAGTACGGGCAGATACCTGGATCCATAAATATACCAC TGGGTGAAGTGGAGCAAACATTGCAGCTGAATCCTGAACGTTTTATGGAAATGTACAAAGAAAGAATGCCAACCACGTCAGATAAAATTGTCTTTTCATGCTTGGCAGGACTCAGGAGTAAAAAGGCCTTAGATACTGCTACATCTTTAGGCTACAGCAG AGCTGTACATTTTCCAGGTGGTTGGGAAGAATGGCAATCcagtgaacttgctgagaaaaaaGGATAA